The genomic interval AGCCGGtccagagctaacacacctgattcaacttgttaataAACACAATAATAAAACCTCTGGAATtttaacaatataatatggctATTAAACCAGAATAGAAAACCTGTATGGTTCTACAAAGACCATTTGAGATGATTGAGAAAGGTTCTCTATAAAACCATTTTCcataaaggttctataaagaaccataaaaATAGAGTTTTACATAGCCCCAAAAAGAGTTCGAACCATAGCAAAATCTtttttttggtgctatatagaaccttttttaATGGTTCTTTCtagaaccttaggaaagggttctttatagcaccatgCAGGTTTCAATTAGAACCTTATGAGCATTGTTCTTTATAGAACCGTCAAAAAAAGGTTGGTtacaagccaaagaacccttATGTGGCACTATATAGAAGCCTTTGTTTTTAGTGGGTATGTTTACTTTTGTTCATTCATTTTgctcaatacatttagttgaaatCCCATTTGACATATGTAGGCTATGAAGTACATGTCAGGGGTTCAATTAGTTGTTTTATAAAAGCTTGACGTATATAATAGAGGATGTACTTGAAAGGAGGGCATATCACACTACAAGTCTTCTCAAATTCTTTATACAATCTGGCTGTTCATCCCAACAACCATGGCAACTATAGCTTAAATGAAATAGATCCCTCAGTCCATTGTAACCTATTTGGTATACCTTGTGCTGTCAGGAACATAATTCTCTATCAAGACAAATGAATGACTTTGAAAGCCTTTTATGCAAACTGTAATTTAAAGTTAAGCGAAAATTGTGTAGGCTATTTGCAGTCTCATGTGTGGTCATCAATCTATGTAAGAATGGAAATCTCCAATAAAACATTGAACCTGAGTTTCACATAGGGCAAGATGAATCATGTGTTATCTCTGTGGGTTAGAGGTTCATCATGTGATGTCTTCCTAATGTCCCTAATAAACATCGAATTACTGTAGTTTTGGATTGACTGGTTGCATTTATGACATGCTGCAGGCCTAGTCTATGATATAATTGTTCCTCAGATTTGTCATTTAGTTCCCTTTGCTGGAATTCTTTTCTAAGTGACATTGAGCTTTTAGTTACTGAAAGGGTCAGTTCATATGTCGGGGTTATTCTCCGAACTGAATGAGCATCGTATGGAGTTCGCATGGACATGATAACATATTAATAGGACTGCACGTGCATCACGTTCCCTTGAACCTTTGTAACATGTGCCACGCGCAATTTGAAAGACAGTGAAGTGGAAATTGTGTGGTGGTGTCCATTTTTATCATTCCAACCACAGCCATTGTTAAATCTTTAACTGATATGGCTCATAACTTGTTATATTACGCAAAGCCTAAACAAGATAGGTGATACGACAGTCACAGCCTTTTGGTGACATACAAATATAATTAATTCCATGCGCATATCACGGGTCAGGTGTCATTGGAGAATACCGTATCTACTAAAATAGAAGGCAAAACTTCGTTTCAACCACGCAAATGGTTTTCATCAAAATAAGTGTATTTGAGTATTGTGGCCCTTGCAGTCAACGTTATGGCTCATTATTTCGAAGAAGATTGCGAATGTTATAGAATTGCTGTTTTATTGTGACCGCTCAAAGCTTGCTCCTCGAGCCACAATGAGAATGGTTTGTGGTCTTTCCTTTGAACCTACTGAAAAATAATGAATGTTTTGATAGCCAGCGTGAGTATGGGAGTGATTTTGTGCGCAAATACTCTGGTGAATCTGGTCGTTCAACTCGTTCATTTGATATTTCTCTGGCGTTTTTAGCTCATTGCCTTATAAGGAAAGGAAGTCGTgcctgtctgcaataggctgaacATTACCGCCTGCATGAACTGTTCTCCTTTAACCCTTGCGCTGCTGAATTTTATTTACGTTTAAAATGATACTCGACGCTTGCGCCTTTATACCGAAAACATATAAcgaaataaataacaatatagaCAAATACCAATACTTTTACAATGTGTAGGCTTATACAATATAACAGATCATTTGATAAGCCAAAtatacgtgcgtgtgtgtatgtgtgtgtgtacgcgcgcgcgcgcgtgtgcaACCGTGCGTGTGCGGCGACTATAGCGCACTTGTCAACATGTCCAACCTGTTTTCATGTTTCAAAGAGACAGCGGGCATAAGAGACATACGAACCACCACCAGCGGAAATAACTGTGCTGTTGTAAGGTGCAAAAAAAGCAAACGCACTTTTTTTTATATGTGCCAGAGGTAGGCCCATGCGTCTCTCGCCCAAGTGATAACGCAGAGTCGGATGGCAGAAAGAAACGAGGTGGAAGAAATGCCAACGGGGTTTAAGACCAACTGATGTGACCTACATATCTCTGACACAACCACGGGCCTTTGATGTGCAGAGAAAATTCACTAGATGCCCCGTACCGCGACACTGGCGCTCGGTAATGGCTCCACATATGACCTTGTATCAAGAAGGACAGATAATATGGATGGAAAGGGTAGATCTTTATGGAAAATGCCTACCAGCACGACGCATCCTTGCACATCCATTGGGTATGTTAGCCAAGTCACTAAGGCGAATAGGAAAGCTCACGTTTATGGACTTTCTTTCAAAGATCCCTGTGTAAAGTCTTTGGAAAAAGATGAATAATAATATTGGAAACACATATTACAGTCATCACAATCATATGAGGGTGATGATGGTTATTATTAGTATAATGTGTAAATTAGATTGGGGAGTGATTAATACGATATTCTATACCTTAATTAGCTCCACATCGTGTTTCAGTGTGCATAATGTTTGTTTTCTATTGGGGTTATATGCTCAAGGTACCATTTATTGATCTGTATCATTCAGTTGTGGGCTACATCGGGCCTACCAGATCCATAATGAACTCTTACATATATTTATTTTGGAGTGGGACCCCAAAGTTGCATTTCAGTAGGCCTATTGATGATGAGTCACTCACACAATGACATTCCCTTAATTTATCCATCGGTCTCAGCCTTAAGGAAACCAGGGCTGTGTCCTTTAGAAATATCTAGCATACACTTGTAACAATTGTGAAAACGGTAATGAATACATTAACAAATAGGCTACATTAATTCAAATAGATCGAAGGAAATGGGCATGGAGCATAGGCAATGGCAGCCTTGATTCCTTTTTTCATGATTTGCATGACATGCGTAAAAGGCAGTAATTGCGTAAAAGGGAAATATTCAGTTACAATTCCCAATTTGACATATCATAACACATTATTATCCTTTTCATAGCACCCTCTTGCAGTTCCATTTCACCCTACACATCCATGGGCTAAAAGCATGAAACTGCCCCAGCCCCCAAAAGCGCCTCCTCCTCCTGACGTCACATCAATGGCTCTTTGCATGAACTGTTTTCTGCAATCCCTTCTCGTGTGCAAAGCAAAACGTATCGCACTGCCGCTGCCAACGAATTCCGACTagagtgagagggaaagagagggaagatcGGAGTGAAGGGAAATCTCCCGTATCAATTTGAACGACGGAAAAACAGCACAAAAGCGGGCAGGGTGACATTTTCTACAGCCTTTGGAAGAGAAATCTTCCCCTTGCATCGAAAATGGAGCTACCCGCCGCGGGAGAGCACGTCTTTGCGGTGGAGAGCATCGAGAAGAAGCGTAATCGAAAGGTTTGAAAACACTTGAAATATATGATTGCTCAATATCCACAAACAGGGTTATTTGGTATCGCTATGCAATATATTGCGTAATTGATGGAAGTaaattgtgttgttgttgtgatttTGCAGATAGACTATAAAATGTCAAAGAACCGCTTATAATCAAATTAACCAATATGTTCTCTCATCTCCGTATAGGGGAGGATGGAATACCTAGTCAAGTGGCGAGGATGGTCTCCAAAGTAAGTTAGCTTTGAAAATACTATAGCCTACTTTAGTACTACCTTAGTAATGCAAATTCATATTTCAAGTTTTCAagtgtgtgttggtgtttgtgtgtgtgtgtgtgtggcgcgtGCGTCTTTGCGCGCGTTGAAGCGAATGTTTGATTCGATCGATGGCGCTTAGGATGCCATCACTAATGTATGTGTTGAGCGAAAATGAAGGTAACGTGGGGTAACTAACCCCCAAGAACATTTTCTAGTAATTAACTCTTAAAATCttatttaaattaaataaatctaATAATTAAGCAAAATGGCATTGCACATCTCACTATTAATGTCCTCACTATGAGGTTTTGATTTAAGGTTCCTCTCTTTATTTTCACACCAAATCACACCCAAATCATCCTACAGTataaagaaaatgactgtaactcAATGAAGTTATTTGTAGATGATTTGGACTTGCAATATGATTGCCCTAATGGTATATCTATAAAAAGTTTATAGATCTAACGTAATTTGAATATATATATGGGGAGGCAGTTACCCCGGGGGCTTGTTACCCCACGTTACCCTAATCACCCACATGATTCCCATAAAGGAACCGTTTTGCTTGTGTTGACTTTCTGAAGTATACTTCCTAGCAATTATTAACACTTTATAATGACCTATTTCCAGAGTATAGGCTACACTTTGCTCTTACTTTATTACATAtctatcaataatatgcataatgTTTAGGTTTtgatatagccctatttggtcaaGACAGACTGCTAACTGTTAACAGCTAACCTGATTACAGAAGTTGCCTAGCTACTTTACAACCTATTCCGTCAGCGACCAAGCAGATGACGGCCACATTTGATATATGGTTGTAGTTTGGTTGATAGAAGGCGACCTCTGTTGAtattaatgtctctctctctctctctctctctctctctctctctctctctctctatctctctctctctctctctctctctctctgtctctctctctgtctctctctgtctctctctctgtctctctctgtcctacttTCTGTCTTAATAGATATAACACATGGGAACCAGAAGAAAACATTCTCGACCCGCGACTGCTTGACGCTTTCCAGAACAGGTGAGTTTGACAGACTCGATTTGACGTGCCGACCTTGTGTAGTCAATGGGGGTGGGGGGGCGCTGCTCTGTGCGTGTGCGCGCACAGCGCACCACTTCTATCCCGTGGTGTGCGTAAAATGTGCCCTAATTGAATTACATTTTCCTATGGCAATGTCAAAACTTTTCAAATCCCTAAAAAGGGCATGATGCAATCACAAGTAAaaactttttcttttttttatctcAATAGGCCTACAATAGCAGTAGGCCTACAATAGCAGTAGGCCTACACAGTGACCACACAAATCGGATTGAAAACATTCTTGAAAGATTGCGTATGACTGTTACAATTTTGTGGTCGGCCATATTGGACAATGAATTGTCCCTATGTGATATTCTTAGGCCTATAATAATAGATTGATTGATTTTAGTTTGCCCATACCACAATAGGCTATCATCTTTCACAGGCTGTATGCTTATGCAGACACCAGGGCCAAATATTCCTTGACAGCATGCTTTGTCTTGTCCCCCATCCCCGCTTCATCTCACCATGTATTGGATGAGGAAGGCACTGAGAACAACATTAGACAAAAAAGTGCCCTAGGCTTCTAATTATAGGCGATATTCCTGTAACAACCGTAGAAGCTTCCGCTTGAAAACACCGTTGTGCCTTTTCAAGATGTCTTGTTTGCTGGACAGGCGTTACTGTTAACCGGTAATTGCTAAACCTCCCGTGGGGGGGTTTTCTGGACGTGAACACACAACTACAACTGCACTATGGCGCAAAAACCATGCAGTGACTCGGCCTGTCGTCGGGATTGCTGTCATCCTCTCCCGGCGTGTGCGCACACCAGCTTTTAACAGAGACCGGTCACTCAGTAGGGAAAATGTTGACGGAGGGCGGTGTCTGTTTTCGCCATTATCTCTGTCTCTGAACGGGGGAGTTTTTATTGTAGCTAATTACGTGACTCTCCAGGGGCCTCACCGGGCAGAGTACCAGGCTATGAAAATATACTGAGTCGCCACGGTAATTAGATGTGCTCGAGGAGGAAGGGGGGGTGGGTTGACAGCAGTACTCATTGGGTATTGAATTACTGCTCTTGAGAAAGCATGGAAAAcagtggactataggaaaagtaTCCTATCCACCAGTTACATAGTCTATAGATGTGTAGTTCATTCAGACCCTGAATCTATTCCATCCTTATATGGATTGAATGTTGAACTGGAAAACTATTCATTCCATGTGGAAATTATTTTTGTAGTAATACAGATTTAGTCCGGCCTAAACCATACATTACTTGACATGAGAAGGACTTTGATATGCAGCAACGCTTGGTAAACAAGTAATAAGGTTATATGCCTGTAAACTCTACACTACATTAAGTATGATATTTGTAATTCGTGTCTCATGGGTTCAGTTAGAGGATCTAGTGGTAAACATGGGGATATGACTGAGGGGTATTGCACTGATGTTTCATGTCACCAATTAGGATTAAATTGTGCATGGGATTTTCCCTTAAATTACGGCATTGCATTAGTGTATTTCATTATTGTTAGTACATCATCATTGCATTAGCAATGAAAGTACTTTATTGTGTGTGTAGTCCCCTTTTTGTAGTTAAAGTACTGGATTCTGACCTAAATACAGTTTAAATTCCAATAAGATTTGAAATATcaatgaacccccccccccctgctgcctAACTCTGTTACATTATGTTGTTAACTACTAAATCATGTATTATTGTGGATGGTTTGAGTGACATGGTGGTGTTTTCTCTCTTTCACAGGGAGAGATACGAGCAGCTTATGGGATATCGCAAAAGAGGGCCAAAGCCAAAGCACCTGATCGGCCAGGTGAGTCTTCACATATTTTGGAGGGTGACAATTAACTCCTTGATTACTATACATTTGATAAAATACATGTTACTATTAATGTTACTGTAAGAGATTACGAGTAAATCTTTGCCATCCAGCACTAAGACCAACACATTATTTAATTGAGACAGGCTTTATAAGAATTCTAAGTCCTTTATAAGACTACAGAATAGGTGTTAAAATCTGAATGACTATCATATAGATTAGGGGCACATGCTGTTGATAGACTGGGTAGATTAGGTCTCCAAAATCTCTTCAATCTTAAAGCAGTGACTGAAAAGTACATCTAGACATCAATCACAAATCGAAAGAGCAAAAGGAACCCCCTCTAGGTAGTGTTTTTTCCTCTCAGGGCGGTGTTGGTGGTAACACATAGGAGGAAGTCAGTGATGGGGCACAAAGCAGTCTATGGCATTCCTCAGAGCTGAGGTCAGAGCGGCTATAGGAGCCACTCTGAAATGTAACTCTGGTGGCCAGGAGGGCGGGAGGGCTGACAAAATATGTATGAAAGGCCCTCACAGAACTAAACACAAGTTTCGAACTAAACACAAGTTTAGGGCTCAGGACTCACTCAAAGGTCATCTAGAGGGCACCATTTGATGATGGCATTTTTCTAACCTTCATTACAGAGAGAAAGTCAGTCAGATAGTCATGTCAACAAGTCCGCTCTATCAGTTAACTAACAGCTGTGTTTTTCTCAGGTCCCGTCCTTTGCCCGGAGATCCAGCGTTCTCTCAGGCCTTCAGGAGACCACCCTGGACGAGGACAACCGGCAGAAAGTGGACCCCATCCAGACACTGCGCTCGCAGACCCAGCAGTACCAGCTGAACAGCAAGAAGCACCACCAGTACCAGCCCCTGCTGGCCAAGGAGAGGGAGGCCGAGCAGCAGGCCAACGGAAAGAAGAAGCTCTACTACCAGCTCAACAGCAAGAAACATCACCACTACCAGCCTGACCCCAAGATGTATGACAGCACCCAGTGCATGAAGCCCAGGGAGGCCACCAAAGCTCCAGAACTGCCCACCAACCACAGCTGGAACCTGCCTCCTGCGCTGCAGCAGAAGTGGGTCCGGGACAAGGACTCTGGCTGCCTGAGCAAAGTCAAGGATATCACCATGGAGCTAAAGAAGCTTCCGGCTCACCTCAACGACCACAGTGGCGAATCGGAGCAGAGCAAGGCCACGGCCAAAGAGGACGCACCGCTGTTGAAGGCCAACGATGTCAGCGACAGCAAGCTGAAGATTGtcaagaacaaaaacaagaatggACGCATCGTCATTGTCATGAGCAAGTACATGGAGAACGGCATGCAGGCGGCAAGGATTAAAAACGGAGATGTGGAAACACTTGACGAACCGCAGCCGGACAATGATGATGATGCTGCAGAAAATCAACTTGAAAAGATGAGGCTCGTCCAGAAACTGGGTCTCACCAACGGATTCGCGAAAGACTGCAACAAAGACGTT from Salvelinus alpinus chromosome 2, SLU_Salpinus.1, whole genome shotgun sequence carries:
- the LOC139567534 gene encoding E3 SUMO-protein ligase CBX4-like, which encodes MELPAAGEHVFAVESIEKKRNRKGRMEYLVKWRGWSPKYNTWEPEENILDPRLLDAFQNRERYEQLMGYRKRGPKPKHLIGQVPSFARRSSVLSGLQETTLDEDNRQKVDPIQTLRSQTQQYQLNSKKHHQYQPLLAKEREAEQQANGKKKLYYQLNSKKHHHYQPDPKMYDSTQCMKPREATKAPELPTNHSWNLPPALQQKWVRDKDSGCLSKVKDITMELKKLPAHLNDHSGESEQSKATAKEDAPLLKANDVSDSKLKIVKNKNKNGRIVIVMSKYMENGMQAARIKNGDVETLDEPQPDNDDDAAENQLEKMRLVQKLGLTNGFAKDCNKDVKLHVLNSGSNGSNVFKCPAEKVDSPKMELSATEQPLRLTTKPNLAPWPFEMGVHRRTQPVNGSSPALKRHLSEADKGEDRGGCKRFLNSRSISAPCTVSSPPQSNSMDQNGHHSHNGHQDYDFLESNQDEPMDLSCVRSRGEAPVPTETQVAPSAEEEKTAEQTKPPLAITTEHTVEEEPFPSFKPFLGNIVITDITTNCLTVTFKEYVTV